In a single window of the Oecophyllibacter saccharovorans genome:
- a CDS encoding RelA/SpoT family protein has translation MAPIPSSQLPLEIRSTISAPPDFHPSISGLLERIRSYDPQADLAKIEEAYQLAAQAHEGQCRDNGDAYITHPVAVANILAGFRMDPVSIMVGFLHDTVEDTGVSRQALEERFGPDVASIVDGVTKLTRLELQSDRTKQAENFRKLVLAMSRDIRVLIVKLADRLHNMRTLHHVEKPERRLRIARETLDIYAPLAERIGMDRVKTELQNIAFVNLEPEADATIRARLNYLRGQGVDMIEQIRRELVKQCHEAGLTDVEVTGREKSPYSIWEKMKRRNVAFEQLSDLMAFRIIVPNREACYAALGAVHGAYPMIASRFKDYISTPKANGYQSLHTGVTLYRPHSQKIEVQIRTPAMHDLAENGVASHWAYKTDAVPVEAEAAVLSEKFGTYTRKLRWVQDLLDILEDSQEPDEFLENTKLELYQGQVFCFTPKGRLISLPRGATPVDFAYAVHSQVGDSCVGARVNGRLVPLRHELENGDQVEIMTTRGGQPSPAWERFVVTGKARARIRRFIASQQRQVNLDTGRTMVARAFRQEGVDGSDKVLETILKPLRQTSISELYINVGAGQLVPRDVVAAAYPELRRKGRPPRVVPGLSPRLSERIDQKPVLKSGTNGRYEGQLFKGIGSGIEVHMAGCCRPLPGDRVVGIIAQGRGVTVHQHDCNNLAAFAEAPERFLEVDWNPAALEVGGRDAPRYVARLSVVANNDPGVLATLTNLATRHEGSLVNLRIVNRQLDFMELFVDLEVRSLKHLTNIIGAYRATVEIMQVERARG, from the coding sequence ATGGCGCCCATCCCGTCATCGCAGCTGCCGCTGGAGATACGTTCCACCATCTCGGCCCCGCCTGATTTCCATCCCTCCATTTCAGGGCTGCTGGAGCGGATCAGGAGCTATGACCCCCAGGCCGACCTCGCCAAGATCGAGGAAGCCTACCAGCTTGCAGCCCAGGCCCATGAAGGGCAGTGCCGCGACAACGGCGACGCCTATATCACCCATCCCGTGGCCGTGGCCAACATCCTGGCGGGCTTCCGCATGGACCCGGTCTCGATCATGGTGGGCTTTCTCCATGACACGGTCGAGGATACCGGGGTTTCCAGGCAGGCGCTGGAGGAACGCTTCGGCCCGGACGTGGCTTCCATCGTCGATGGCGTCACCAAGCTCACCCGGCTGGAGCTGCAGTCGGACCGCACCAAGCAGGCCGAGAATTTCCGCAAGCTCGTCCTGGCGATGTCGCGTGACATCCGCGTTCTGATCGTCAAGCTGGCTGACCGCCTGCACAACATGCGCACCCTCCACCATGTGGAGAAGCCCGAACGCCGCCTGCGCATCGCCCGTGAAACCCTGGACATCTACGCCCCCCTGGCCGAGCGCATCGGCATGGACCGGGTCAAGACCGAGCTGCAGAACATCGCTTTCGTCAATCTGGAGCCCGAGGCCGACGCCACGATCCGCGCCCGCCTCAACTACCTGCGCGGCCAGGGCGTGGACATGATCGAGCAGATTCGCCGCGAGCTGGTCAAGCAGTGTCATGAAGCGGGGCTGACCGACGTGGAGGTGACGGGGCGCGAGAAATCGCCCTATTCCATCTGGGAGAAGATGAAGCGCCGCAACGTGGCTTTCGAGCAGCTTTCCGATCTCATGGCCTTCCGCATCATCGTGCCCAACCGCGAGGCCTGCTATGCGGCCCTGGGCGCGGTGCACGGCGCCTATCCCATGATCGCCAGCCGTTTCAAGGACTACATCTCCACTCCCAAGGCCAACGGCTACCAGTCCCTCCATACAGGGGTGACGCTCTACCGCCCTCACAGCCAGAAGATCGAGGTGCAGATCCGCACGCCGGCCATGCATGACCTGGCTGAAAACGGCGTGGCCTCGCACTGGGCCTACAAGACCGATGCCGTGCCGGTCGAGGCGGAAGCGGCCGTGCTGTCGGAGAAGTTCGGCACCTATACCCGCAAGCTGCGCTGGGTGCAGGACCTGCTGGACATTCTCGAAGACAGCCAGGAGCCCGACGAATTCCTGGAGAACACCAAGCTTGAGCTCTACCAGGGCCAGGTCTTCTGCTTCACGCCCAAGGGCCGGCTGATCTCGCTGCCGCGCGGGGCCACGCCGGTTGATTTCGCCTATGCGGTGCACAGCCAGGTGGGCGACAGTTGCGTGGGTGCGCGCGTCAACGGGCGGCTCGTGCCCCTGCGCCACGAACTTGAGAACGGCGACCAGGTCGAGATCATGACCACGCGCGGCGGCCAGCCTTCCCCGGCCTGGGAGCGTTTCGTGGTCACCGGCAAGGCGCGCGCCCGCATCCGCCGCTTCATCGCCTCGCAGCAGCGCCAGGTCAATCTCGATACCGGCCGCACGATGGTTGCGCGCGCCTTTCGCCAGGAGGGGGTGGACGGCTCCGACAAGGTGCTGGAGACCATTCTCAAGCCCCTGCGCCAGACCAGCATCTCCGAGCTTTACATCAATGTCGGCGCAGGCCAGCTGGTCCCCAGGGATGTCGTGGCCGCGGCCTATCCGGAGCTGCGGCGCAAGGGCCGGCCCCCCAGGGTGGTGCCCGGGCTCTCGCCGCGCCTCTCAGAACGCATCGACCAGAAGCCGGTGCTCAAAAGCGGCACCAACGGCCGTTATGAAGGCCAGCTTTTCAAGGGAATCGGCAGCGGGATCGAAGTGCACATGGCAGGCTGCTGCCGCCCCCTGCCTGGCGACCGGGTGGTGGGCATCATCGCCCAGGGGCGCGGCGTGACGGTGCACCAGCATGACTGCAACAACCTGGCCGCCTTCGCTGAGGCGCCCGAGCGCTTTCTCGAGGTCGACTGGAACCCCGCCGCGCTGGAGGTGGGAGGGCGTGACGCGCCGCGCTACGTGGCGCGCCTGTCGGTGGTGGCCAACAATGACCCTGGCGTGCTGGCAACCCTGACCAACCTGGCCACGCGCCATGAAGGCAGCCTGGTCAACCTGCGCATCGTCAACCGCCAGCTCGATTTCATGGAGCTCTTCGTCGATCTGGAAGTGCGCTCGCTCAAGCATCTCACTAACATCATCGGCGCCTACCGGGCTACGGTGGAGATCATGCAGGTGGAGCGCGCGCGTGGATGA
- the acpS gene encoding holo-ACP synthase, producing the protein MSTVPSQGQAGEGRVLGIGLDLCLCPRIGEVIGRHGERFLARIFTPAERAYVERLGGRNRTGAYAKRWAAKEACAKALGTGFTRGVAFRDIEVRRNAAGAPELALSGGARQVLAALTAPGHRAQLFLSMSDDGPFAMAQVLIQQHAL; encoded by the coding sequence ATGAGCACGGTTCCTAGCCAGGGTCAGGCGGGAGAGGGGCGGGTCCTGGGCATCGGGCTCGATCTGTGCCTCTGCCCGCGGATCGGCGAGGTGATCGGCCGGCATGGCGAGCGGTTCCTGGCGCGCATTTTCACGCCGGCTGAACGCGCTTATGTCGAGCGGCTTGGCGGCCGCAACCGGACCGGCGCCTATGCCAAGCGCTGGGCGGCCAAAGAGGCCTGCGCCAAGGCCCTGGGGACAGGCTTTACCAGGGGCGTGGCCTTCCGCGACATCGAGGTCCGGCGCAATGCGGCTGGCGCGCCGGAACTGGCCCTGAGCGGCGGGGCCCGGCAGGTGCTGGCTGCGCTGACCGCGCCGGGCCACCGGGCGCAGCTGTTTCTGAGCATGAGCGATGACGGGCCCTTTGCCATGGCGCAGGTGCTGATCCAGCAGCACGCGCTCTGA
- the lepB gene encoding signal peptidase I, which translates to MSPPASRREEPAAQEGWGSFLRQLLILVLVVVGIRTFIVEPFTIPSASMVPTLQIGDFIAVTKYSYGYSRYSFPFSLPLFSGRIFGRLPERGDVVVFRYTQNPDVDYIKRTIGLPGDHIRLEHGRLFINDREVPREKVGPYALTDETGRLLSGTVYREFLPRPPGVWPHLIMQMTDVGPANNTQEYIVPPGCLFMMGDDRDDSADSRFQGGRESGSCAAPAGNDFLRGSNQDLGFVPEENLVGRARRVIFSINLTHPGWQFWYWPAEIRWNRTFMFIQ; encoded by the coding sequence ATGTCGCCCCCGGCTTCCCGCAGGGAGGAACCGGCAGCGCAGGAAGGCTGGGGCAGTTTTCTCCGCCAGCTGCTGATTTTGGTGCTGGTGGTGGTCGGCATCCGCACCTTCATCGTGGAGCCGTTCACGATTCCGTCGGCCTCGATGGTGCCGACGCTGCAGATCGGCGATTTCATCGCGGTCACCAAATACAGCTACGGCTATTCCCGCTATTCCTTCCCTTTTTCGCTGCCGCTGTTTTCAGGCCGCATCTTCGGCCGGCTGCCGGAGCGGGGAGATGTGGTGGTCTTCCGCTACACCCAGAATCCGGATGTGGACTACATCAAACGCACGATCGGCCTGCCGGGCGACCATATCCGCCTTGAGCATGGCCGCCTGTTCATCAATGACCGGGAAGTGCCGCGCGAGAAAGTCGGCCCCTACGCCCTCACTGACGAGACCGGCCGCCTGCTGAGCGGCACGGTCTACAGGGAGTTCCTGCCGCGCCCGCCTGGCGTGTGGCCCCATCTAATCATGCAGATGACCGACGTGGGCCCTGCCAACAACACGCAGGAATACATCGTGCCGCCAGGCTGTCTCTTCATGATGGGCGATGACCGTGATGACAGCGCCGACAGCCGCTTTCAGGGCGGGCGCGAGAGCGGCAGCTGTGCCGCCCCCGCCGGCAACGATTTCCTGCGCGGCTCCAACCAGGATCTGGGCTTCGTGCCGGAGGAAAACCTGGTCGGTCGCGCGCGGCGGGTGATCTTCTCGATCAACCTGACCCATCCGGGATGGCAGTTCTGGTACTGGCCGGCGGAGATCCGCTGGAACCGGACCTTCATGTTCATTCAGTGA
- the rnc gene encoding ribonuclease III, producing the protein MSETGEGRAPASTRKASREVHVNPAGQTAVTLQRRLGHRFSQPGLLAEALTHRSALGGRTSGNTRGRSRSTPAVKGAGSNERLEFVGDRVLGLLMAEWLFQRFPDEQEGALGARHAHLVSRPVLAEIAAELDLAAALKIARHEEVAGIRELASVRADAMEAVLGALYLDAGLEAARKVIHELWESRIENAGKPHKEPKTLLQEYLLGRGEPLPHYELLSSTGPSHAPLFRVEARGCGMTGTGEAGSKRAAESLAATDLLRQLTGSGSDAETGPASSAS; encoded by the coding sequence ATGAGCGAGACAGGCGAGGGCCGCGCGCCGGCTTCCACCCGCAAGGCGAGCCGGGAGGTGCACGTCAATCCGGCCGGCCAGACGGCTGTTACCCTGCAGCGCCGTCTGGGCCACCGTTTCAGCCAGCCGGGCCTGCTGGCCGAAGCGCTGACGCACCGCTCAGCCCTGGGCGGGCGTACCAGTGGCAACACGCGCGGCAGGTCCCGCAGCACGCCGGCCGTCAAGGGGGCGGGGTCCAATGAGCGGCTGGAATTCGTGGGCGACCGCGTGCTGGGCCTGCTCATGGCGGAATGGCTTTTCCAGCGTTTTCCCGATGAGCAGGAAGGGGCGCTGGGCGCACGCCATGCCCATCTGGTCTCGCGCCCGGTCCTGGCTGAAATCGCCGCTGAACTTGATCTGGCCGCAGCGCTGAAGATCGCCCGTCATGAGGAAGTGGCCGGCATCCGCGAGCTGGCTAGCGTGCGCGCAGACGCCATGGAGGCCGTGCTGGGCGCGCTCTACCTCGATGCGGGGCTGGAAGCGGCGCGCAAGGTCATCCATGAACTGTGGGAGAGCCGGATCGAGAATGCCGGCAAGCCTCACAAGGAACCCAAGACATTGCTGCAGGAATATCTGCTGGGCCGCGGCGAGCCCCTGCCGCATTATGAGCTCCTTTCCTCCACCGGCCCCTCGCATGCCCCGCTGTTCCGTGTGGAAGCCAGGGGATGCGGGATGACGGGCACGGGCGAGGCGGGCAGCAAGCGCGCTGCCGAAAGCCTTGCCGCCACCGATCTGCTCCGCCAGCTCACCGGTTCCGGTTCTGATGCCGAAACCGGCCCGGCTTCTTCCGCATCCTGA
- the era gene encoding GTPase Era yields MTDHAPAPATDSAAPAQPTRCGFVALVGAPNAGKSTLLNRMVGAKLSIVSPKAQTTRFRTLGIAMCDNAQIIFVDLPGIFKPRRKLDRAMVSTAWGGMEDADVTLFVVDAKRGLRDDVREIAERLAQSGREVWLVLNKTDLVPREQLLPLTRELSDILKIEKVFMVSAASGEGVEDLMDRLAQTLPEGPYLYPEDELTDLPDRLLAAELVREQVFLQTHEEIPYQATVETESYKERPDGSVRIEVTIYVSRAGHKAILIGDKGSRIREIGMRARKQLESILGCPCHLFLNVKERAGWDEESARLRALGLDPA; encoded by the coding sequence GTGACCGATCATGCTCCCGCCCCCGCTACCGATTCTGCAGCGCCCGCCCAGCCGACCCGCTGCGGCTTTGTCGCCCTTGTGGGCGCGCCCAATGCCGGCAAGTCCACCCTGCTGAACCGGATGGTCGGCGCCAAGCTTTCCATCGTCAGCCCCAAGGCGCAGACGACCCGCTTCCGCACCTTGGGCATCGCCATGTGCGACAACGCGCAGATCATCTTCGTGGACCTGCCGGGGATCTTCAAACCGCGCCGCAAGCTCGACCGCGCGATGGTTTCGACCGCCTGGGGCGGCATGGAAGATGCCGATGTGACCCTGTTCGTGGTGGATGCCAAGCGCGGCCTGCGCGATGACGTGCGCGAGATCGCCGAGCGCCTGGCTCAGAGCGGGCGCGAGGTGTGGCTGGTGCTCAACAAGACCGACCTGGTGCCGCGCGAGCAGCTGCTGCCGCTGACGCGCGAGCTGTCCGACATCCTGAAGATCGAGAAGGTCTTCATGGTCAGTGCCGCTTCGGGCGAAGGGGTGGAGGACCTCATGGACCGCCTGGCCCAGACCCTGCCTGAAGGGCCTTATCTCTACCCTGAAGACGAGCTGACCGACCTGCCGGACCGCCTGCTGGCCGCAGAGCTGGTGCGCGAGCAGGTTTTTCTGCAGACCCATGAGGAGATCCCCTATCAGGCCACCGTGGAGACCGAAAGCTACAAGGAGCGTCCTGACGGCTCGGTCCGCATCGAGGTGACGATCTATGTCTCGCGCGCAGGCCACAAGGCCATCCTGATCGGTGACAAGGGCAGCCGCATCCGCGAGATCGGCATGCGGGCGCGCAAGCAGCTCGAAAGCATTCTCGGCTGCCCATGCCATCTCTTCCTCAACGTCAAGGAACGCGCCGGATGGGATGAGGAAAGCGCCCGCCTGCGCGCGCTCGGCCTCGACCCGGCCTGA
- the pyrH gene encoding UMP kinase: protein MSTPAPDSAPAKAGPLPYKRVLLKVSGEALMGDGQAGISPDMVTKVAADIAAVAASGVEVCLVVGGGNIYRGLAGAAKGMDRAQGDYAGMLATVINALMLQNALEQQGVETRVMTAIQMAAIAEPYIRRRAVRHMEKGRVVIFAAGTGNPFFTTDTAAALRANEMECDALFKGTQVDGVYDSDPRRNPDARRYDELTYTDVLARDLKVMDAAAISLARENDLPIIVFNMHSPHAFSEVLKGDGKFTRIVEKAAPTKPAAS, encoded by the coding sequence ATGAGCACGCCTGCCCCTGACTCTGCGCCTGCCAAAGCGGGACCTCTGCCCTACAAGCGCGTTCTGCTCAAGGTTTCGGGAGAAGCCCTGATGGGCGACGGGCAGGCAGGGATCTCGCCTGACATGGTCACGAAAGTGGCCGCCGATATTGCGGCAGTCGCTGCAAGCGGGGTGGAGGTGTGCCTGGTGGTGGGCGGCGGCAACATCTACCGCGGCCTGGCCGGTGCAGCCAAGGGGATGGACCGCGCCCAGGGCGATTACGCCGGCATGCTGGCCACCGTCATCAACGCCCTGATGCTGCAGAACGCGCTGGAGCAGCAGGGCGTGGAGACCCGGGTGATGACGGCCATTCAGATGGCGGCCATCGCCGAGCCCTATATCCGCCGCCGCGCCGTGCGCCACATGGAGAAGGGGCGGGTGGTTATCTTTGCCGCCGGCACGGGCAATCCCTTCTTCACCACCGACACGGCCGCCGCCCTGCGGGCCAATGAGATGGAATGCGACGCGCTCTTCAAGGGCACGCAGGTGGATGGAGTGTATGACTCGGACCCGCGCCGCAATCCCGATGCACGCCGTTATGACGAGCTGACCTACACCGACGTCCTGGCGCGCGATCTCAAGGTCATGGATGCGGCGGCGATCAGCCTGGCACGCGAGAACGACCTCCCCATCATTGTTTTCAACATGCATTCGCCCCACGCCTTTTCCGAGGTGCTCAAAGGCGATGGCAAGTTTACGAGAATTGTGGAAAAAGCGGCCCCGACCAAACCCGCGGCGTCATGA
- the frr gene encoding ribosome recycling factor gives MSAELTELLEDLKRRMEGALESLRRDFSGLRSGRASPNLLEPVRVEAYGSVVPLSQVGSVAVPEARMLTVSVWDQSLVGPVEKAIRNSGLGLNPATEGQTIRVPLPQLTEERRNELAKAAARYTEGARIAVRGVRRDGMDKAKGFEKKNEISQDDLKSWTDSIQKLTDGYIETVDKLLADKERDIKQV, from the coding sequence ATGAGCGCTGAGCTGACAGAACTGCTGGAAGACCTGAAACGCCGCATGGAAGGCGCTCTTGAGAGCCTGCGGCGTGACTTTTCCGGGCTGCGTTCCGGCCGGGCGAGCCCCAACCTGCTGGAGCCCGTGCGCGTCGAGGCCTATGGCTCGGTGGTGCCTCTGTCGCAGGTCGGCTCGGTTGCGGTGCCCGAAGCGCGGATGCTGACCGTCTCGGTCTGGGACCAGAGCCTGGTGGGCCCGGTGGAGAAGGCCATCCGCAACAGCGGCCTGGGCCTCAATCCCGCAACCGAGGGCCAGACCATCCGCGTGCCGCTCCCCCAGCTGACGGAAGAGCGGCGCAACGAGTTAGCCAAGGCTGCCGCCCGTTATACTGAGGGGGCGCGCATTGCCGTGCGCGGCGTGCGTCGTGACGGGATGGACAAGGCCAAGGGCTTCGAGAAGAAGAACGAGATCAGCCAGGACGACCTCAAGAGCTGGACGGACTCTATTCAGAAGCTGACCGATGGCTATATCGAGACGGTCGACAAGCTGCTCGCTGACAAAGAGCGCGATATCAAGCAGGTCTGA
- the uppS gene encoding polyprenyl diphosphate synthase produces MDGNGRWARARGLPIAQGHHEGGEAVQRCVRAAIDAQVPYLTLYAFSSENWRRSEEEIGNLTSLLQFYLRHKLEELHSLGVRLHIIGEPERFGSTLCQELQMAEARTSANTKLTLSLALSYGGRAEIARAARALARKAADGLLPPDSITEEHLASSLQTSGIPDPDVVVRTSGEHRLSNFLLWQSAYAELVFLDVLWPDFSERDFSRVVSCYAMRQRRFGGRPQ; encoded by the coding sequence ATGGACGGCAACGGACGCTGGGCGCGGGCGCGCGGCCTGCCCATCGCCCAGGGACACCATGAAGGGGGGGAAGCCGTGCAGCGCTGCGTGCGCGCAGCCATCGACGCGCAGGTGCCTTATCTGACGCTTTACGCCTTTTCGTCGGAAAACTGGCGGCGCTCGGAAGAGGAGATCGGCAACCTGACCTCCCTGCTGCAGTTCTACCTGCGCCACAAGCTTGAAGAGCTGCATTCGCTCGGGGTGCGGCTGCACATCATCGGCGAGCCCGAGCGCTTCGGTTCCACCCTGTGCCAGGAGCTGCAAATGGCCGAAGCGCGCACGTCAGCCAACACGAAACTCACCCTCTCGCTCGCCCTTTCCTATGGCGGGCGCGCCGAGATCGCGCGCGCAGCCCGCGCACTGGCCCGCAAGGCCGCAGACGGCCTGCTGCCGCCCGACAGCATCACGGAAGAACACCTGGCTTCTTCCCTGCAGACGAGCGGCATTCCCGACCCTGACGTGGTGGTCCGCACGAGCGGTGAGCACCGCCTGTCCAATTTCCTGCTCTGGCAGTCCGCTTATGCGGAGCTGGTTTTTCTCGACGTGCTGTGGCCGGATTTCAGCGAAAGGGATTTTTCGCGCGTCGTTTCCTGCTACGCCATGCGCCAGCGCCGTTTCGGAGGGCGCCCGCAGTGA
- a CDS encoding phosphatidate cytidylyltransferase, with amino-acid sequence MSDSSPASTARWGDLQKRVLSSLVLIPLAFFCLWRGGWVYDLMVMAIMAAMVWEAETLLGQDMRSWRGALFLLWPVCAALVALQHSWLCVAVLVGVAFMFGNLTGWPILISVVAGVSLLLLRAAPEGFWTVLFTIAVVVASDSCAYLTGRVVGGPKLAPAISPGKTVSGSLGGLLGAMVMGALVARAASGAWSLQAAGWAFVLAVAAQLGDLAESGFKRRLGVKDSGTLIPGHGGVLDRFDGILAAAPVAACILLLRHGRPFWQ; translated from the coding sequence ATGAGTGACAGCAGCCCGGCCTCCACTGCGCGCTGGGGCGACCTGCAGAAGCGGGTTCTCTCCAGCCTTGTCCTGATCCCCCTGGCATTTTTCTGCCTATGGCGGGGCGGGTGGGTCTATGACCTCATGGTCATGGCCATCATGGCGGCCATGGTGTGGGAGGCCGAAACCCTGCTGGGCCAGGACATGCGCAGCTGGCGCGGGGCCCTGTTTCTCCTGTGGCCCGTCTGCGCAGCCCTGGTTGCCCTGCAGCATTCCTGGCTGTGCGTTGCCGTGCTTGTGGGGGTCGCCTTCATGTTCGGCAATCTGACAGGCTGGCCGATCCTGATCTCCGTGGTCGCGGGCGTCTCGCTCCTGCTGCTGCGCGCAGCACCGGAGGGTTTCTGGACCGTCCTGTTCACCATCGCCGTGGTGGTGGCCAGTGACAGCTGCGCCTATCTGACCGGCAGGGTCGTGGGCGGCCCCAAGCTGGCGCCGGCCATTTCGCCGGGCAAGACGGTATCGGGCTCGCTGGGCGGCCTGCTGGGAGCGATGGTCATGGGTGCCCTGGTGGCGCGCGCGGCGTCGGGCGCCTGGTCGCTGCAGGCGGCAGGCTGGGCCTTCGTGCTGGCGGTGGCTGCCCAGCTGGGCGACCTTGCCGAAAGCGGGTTCAAGCGCCGCCTGGGGGTCAAGGATTCAGGCACGCTCATTCCAGGGCATGGCGGCGTGCTCGACAGGTTTGACGGCATTCTGGCGGCAGCACCCGTGGCCGCGTGCATCCTGCTGCTGCGCCATGGCCGGCCCTTCTGGCAGTAA